TTTCTGCTTCAACAAAAACCGATATGGAAGTTGTTGTCTTTTTACCAATGGAAGCTCTAGAAGGGAAATTGTGCCCTGCTTTGTTGTACCTTTCCGGATTGACCTGCTCATGGAGAGAGGTAACAAGTGAGGATTTGCCTCAACTGCATGCTGCTGCCAACGGGCTGATTATTATCGCTTGCGACACAAGTCCGAAAGGGGAAAGTATCGCCGATAGCGCTAGTTACGATTTGGGGCAATTGGCCAGCATTTATCTTGATGCGGCTCATTTCCCGTGGTCTAAAAATTTTCAGATGGAAAGCTATTTGACAAAAAGAGCTTCCCAATTTCCTTGTCGATTTCCTGCCTGTTAAGGCAAATACAATCGGCATTACAGGTCATTCCATGGGTGGACATGGTGCTTTAACTTTGGCTTTGAAGCATCCTGAGCTCTTTCGCTCCGTGTCGGCTTTTGCACCAATTTGCAATCCGTCCAAATCGCCACGGGGTAGGAAAGCTTTCGGTGCCTATTTAGGTTCTGATGAGACTGCTTGGATTGATCATGACGCAACAGAACTGATTTGCAATAAAGAATGGGCACAAGACATTCTTATCGACCAGGGATTGGCGGACGAATATCTGGAACGTGAATTGGCGCCATTGGCTTTTAATGAGGCTTGCTGCGCACGGAATGTCGAACTTACCCTTCGCCTCCAGGAGGGCTATGATCACTATTATCATTTCGTAGCCACTTTTATGGCAGACCATATGAGGTGGCATGCAGAGAGACTTGGCAGTAAGTTGGTTGCGTAAAAATGCTTATCTGCTTGATATAATTATTTGAAAATTGCATAGTTTATCCTCAGGTTACGGCTTTTTTTACGATTTAGTTACTTTTCCCTCTCCCATCGCAGAATAGAATCTGGCACTTCTGTCTCCCGATCCAAACATCCTGATTTCAACATGGACCAGCTGCGCACAAGCTGGATCACCACAAGCGGCTGGTCGCCCCAGATTTCAGTTCGAACCACAAAGGTCCGCGCTGGTGGGGTAGATGAGGGCTTCCTGTTGCTATGTGATGGTTTGGGGAAGCCTCAAGGGAGATAACAATGTCCGAGGGGTCCACTTCGGCCGATCAGAATTCCCAAGAGGGCACTGGTCGTCAAATCCTGTTGGGTGCCCAGATGCTGTTTGTAGCGTTTGGTTCGCTCGTTCTGGTGCCAATTTTGACAGGGCTCAGTTCTTCTGTTGCTCTGTTTACAGCTGGTGCTGGCACGCTTCTTTTTCAATTGGTGACGAAACGATCTGTCCCTGTTTTTCTGGCGTCGTCTTTTGCATTCATTGCTCCGATCATCTATGGCACAAAGCAATGGGGCGTTGCTGCAACAATGTCGGGTCTGTTTGCTGCTGGTCTGGTTTATGTTCTG
This window of the uncultured Cohaesibacter sp. genome carries:
- a CDS encoding alpha/beta hydrolase-fold protein, with the translated sequence MKLISKAMAFGGEQRLYRHFSASTKTDMEVVVFLPMEALEGKLCPALLYLSGLTCSWREVTSEDLPQLHAAANGLIIIACDTSPKGESIADSASYDLGQLASIYLDAAHFPWSKNFQMESYLTKRASQFPCRFPAC
- a CDS encoding alpha/beta hydrolase-fold protein — translated: MTGHSMGGHGALTLALKHPELFRSVSAFAPICNPSKSPRGRKAFGAYLGSDETAWIDHDATELICNKEWAQDILIDQGLADEYLERELAPLAFNEACCARNVELTLRLQEGYDHYYHFVATFMADHMRWHAERLGSKLVA